One part of the Paracoccus sp. MBLB3053 genome encodes these proteins:
- the purE gene encoding 5-(carboxyamino)imidazole ribonucleotide mutase, with protein MEKPVGIIMGSQSDWPTMREAAVILDELGIGYEARIVSAHRTPDRLWEYGKTAVSRGLKVIIAGAGGAAHLPGMMASKTRVPVIGVPVQTKALSGVDSLYSILQMPKGYPVATMAIGAAGAANAGLMAAGILAINDPELAARLDAWREALSASIPEEPKDD; from the coding sequence ATGGAAAAACCCGTCGGAATCATCATGGGAAGCCAGTCGGACTGGCCGACCATGCGCGAGGCTGCGGTCATTCTGGATGAGCTTGGCATAGGCTATGAGGCAAGGATCGTCAGTGCGCATCGCACGCCCGACCGCCTGTGGGAATATGGCAAGACCGCCGTCTCGCGCGGGCTCAAGGTCATCATCGCGGGGGCGGGCGGTGCCGCGCACCTGCCGGGCATGATGGCGTCGAAGACCCGGGTTCCGGTCATCGGTGTGCCGGTCCAGACCAAGGCACTTTCGGGCGTGGATTCGCTTTACTCGATCCTGCAGATGCCCAAGGGCTATCCCGTCGCGACCATGGCGATCGGCGCGGCCGGTGCTGCGAATGCCGGGCTGATGGCCGCGGGCATCCTTGCGATCAACGACCCTGAACTTGCCGCGCGTCTGGATGCGTGGCGCGAGGCACTGTCGGCCTCGATCCCCGAGGAGCCGAAGGATGACTGA
- a CDS encoding YdcH family protein: MNAHHEMSHDEIARTRLAVLRREHRDLDEAIAALSDQSLTHSLTLQRLKKQKLALKDRIARLEDELTPDIIA, from the coding sequence ATGAATGCCCATCACGAGATGTCCCACGATGAAATCGCCCGCACGCGGCTGGCCGTGCTCAGGCGCGAGCATCGTGACCTTGACGAAGCGATCGCCGCCCTTTCGGACCAGAGCCTGACCCATTCGCTGACGCTGCAACGGCTCAAGAAGCAGAAGCTTGCGCTCAAGGATCGCATCGCACGGCTGGAAGATGAGCTGACCCCGGACATCATCGCCTGA
- a CDS encoding Hsp20 family protein, giving the protein MTKISLAAHPFLLGFDQLERLAERAAKGAEGYPPYNIEHQGPNGFRITLAVAGFSDDDLAITLEDRQLVIRGRQVELDESRVFLHRGIASRAFQRSFVLADGVEVVSAGLENGLLNIDLRRSVPDSIVQTIPISRK; this is encoded by the coding sequence ATGACCAAGATCAGTCTGGCCGCTCATCCGTTCCTGCTGGGGTTCGACCAGCTTGAGCGTCTGGCCGAACGGGCCGCCAAGGGCGCCGAGGGCTATCCGCCCTACAATATCGAACATCAGGGGCCGAACGGGTTCCGGATCACGCTTGCCGTTGCCGGGTTCTCGGATGACGATCTCGCCATCACGCTCGAGGATCGCCAACTGGTGATTCGGGGCCGCCAGGTCGAGTTGGACGAAAGTCGCGTCTTCCTGCATCGCGGCATCGCCTCGCGCGCTTTCCAGCGCAGTTTCGTGCTGGCCGATGGCGTCGAGGTCGTATCCGCAGGACTTGAAAACGGGCTTTTGAACATCGACCTGCGCCGATCCGTTCCGGACAGCATTGTGCAGACCATTCCGATCAGCCGCAAATGA
- a CDS encoding DUF1150 domain-containing protein codes for MNEKFDFGPQTAGNIVYIRRVEMDTLPDEVREQVPDAEALYAVHGIDGERLALVKDRQMAFMLARQNELTPVSVH; via the coding sequence ATGAACGAGAAATTTGATTTCGGCCCGCAAACGGCGGGCAATATCGTCTATATCCGGCGCGTCGAGATGGACACGCTTCCCGACGAGGTGCGCGAACAGGTTCCCGATGCCGAGGCGCTTTACGCCGTCCACGGTATCGATGGCGAACGCCTTGCGCTGGTCAAGGACCGTCAGATGGCCTTCATGCTGGCACGCCAGAACGAGTTGACGCCGGTCAGCGTGCACTGA
- a CDS encoding glycosyltransferase family 2 protein translates to MIADAFRRWKQSRRIARAEAEILARGNEPASPHGLPAPLIISLTSYPARFAHLHLVLRSLLSQSVRADRVILWLDAGDEALLPAEIIALDVEIRICPAWRSYKKIVPTLLEWPDAHVVTADDDVYYGPDWLRQMVERADAGVVCHRAHRVTMRDGQPASYDDWQRNIAAPERSGLIFPTGVGGVLYAPGAFHPDVTNAQLFQRLAPSADDVWLYWMHRLAGSKPAKIGGRFRITEWPGTQEQNLRGTNLAGDGNDRAVRAMLEYYGFPG, encoded by the coding sequence ATGATCGCCGATGCCTTCCGGCGCTGGAAGCAATCCCGCCGCATCGCCCGCGCCGAGGCCGAAATCCTTGCGCGGGGGAATGAACCGGCTTCGCCGCACGGTCTGCCCGCGCCGCTGATCATAAGCCTGACCAGCTATCCGGCGCGTTTTGCCCATCTGCATCTGGTCCTGCGCTCGCTTCTGTCGCAATCGGTGCGTGCTGATCGGGTGATCCTTTGGCTCGACGCAGGGGATGAGGCGCTGCTGCCTGCCGAGATCATCGCGCTTGATGTCGAGATCCGGATCTGCCCGGCCTGGCGATCCTACAAGAAAATCGTCCCGACCCTTCTGGAATGGCCGGATGCCCATGTCGTCACGGCGGATGATGATGTGTATTACGGCCCCGACTGGCTGCGCCAGATGGTCGAGCGGGCGGATGCGGGCGTGGTGTGCCACAGGGCGCACCGGGTTACGATGCGCGACGGGCAGCCCGCCAGCTACGATGACTGGCAGCGCAACATCGCCGCGCCCGAGCGGTCCGGGCTGATCTTTCCGACCGGGGTGGGAGGCGTGCTTTATGCGCCGGGGGCGTTCCATCCCGACGTGACGAATGCCCAACTGTTCCAGCGGCTGGCGCCATCGGCCGATGATGTCTGGCTTTACTGGATGCACCGGCTTGCCGGGTCGAAACCTGCCAAGATCGGCGGGCGCTTTCGCATCACGGAATGGCCGGGAACCCAGGAACAGAACCTGCGCGGCACCAATCTCGCGGGCGACGGGAATGACCGGGCCGTCCGTGCCATGCTGGAGTATTACGGATTTCCGGGCTGA
- a CDS encoding bifunctional sulfate adenylyltransferase/adenylylsulfate kinase, which yields MTQPNLAPVPELYVSAESAQKLKAEAAQMLSWDLTPRQICDLELLMNGGFHPLKGFLTEADYNCVLEDMRLSWGGLWPMPVTLDVSEAFAETVEPGQDIALRDQEGVILAILSVTDKWTPDKSREAEAVYGADDLAHPAVNYLHHSAGAVYLGGPVTGLQQPTHYDFRARRDSPNELRAHFRKMGWRRIVAFQTRNPLHRAHQELTFRAAREAQANLLIHPVVGMTKPGDVDHFTRVRCYEAVLDKYPHATTHLSLLNLAMRMAGPREAVWHGIIRRNHGLTHMIVGRDHAGPGKNSKGEDFYGPYDAQELFRRHQDEIGIEMVDFKHMVYVQERAQYEPADEINGDVTVLNISGTELRRRLREGLEIPEWFSFPEVVTQLRRTSPPRSKQGFTVFFTGLSGSGKSTIANALMVKLMEMGGRPVTLLDGDVVRKHLSSELGFSKEHRDVNIRRIGYVASEITKNAGIAICAPIAPYAATRRAVREMIEDYGAFIEVHVATSVEECERRDRKGLYKLAREGKIKEFTGISDPYEEPLNPELRIQTEGFDVDYAAHQVLLKLESMGLIGAE from the coding sequence ATGACCCAGCCGAATCTTGCCCCTGTTCCAGAACTTTACGTCAGTGCCGAATCCGCGCAGAAGCTCAAGGCCGAGGCCGCGCAGATGCTTTCCTGGGATCTGACGCCGCGCCAGATCTGTGATCTGGAACTGCTGATGAATGGCGGCTTCCACCCGCTCAAGGGCTTTCTGACCGAGGCGGATTACAACTGCGTTCTGGAAGACATGCGGCTTAGCTGGGGCGGGCTCTGGCCCATGCCTGTCACGCTGGATGTCAGCGAGGCCTTTGCCGAGACCGTCGAGCCGGGGCAGGATATCGCCCTGCGCGACCAGGAAGGCGTCATCCTGGCCATCCTGTCCGTGACCGACAAATGGACGCCGGACAAATCGCGCGAGGCCGAGGCCGTCTATGGGGCCGATGATCTGGCGCATCCCGCGGTGAACTATCTGCACCATTCCGCGGGCGCGGTCTATCTGGGCGGTCCCGTCACCGGATTGCAGCAACCGACGCATTACGATTTCCGCGCGCGCAGGGATTCGCCGAACGAATTGCGGGCGCATTTCCGCAAGATGGGCTGGCGCCGCATCGTGGCCTTCCAGACCCGCAACCCGCTGCATCGTGCCCATCAGGAACTGACCTTCCGCGCAGCGCGCGAGGCGCAGGCCAACCTGCTTATCCACCCGGTCGTCGGCATGACCAAGCCGGGCGATGTCGATCATTTCACCCGGGTCCGCTGCTATGAGGCGGTGCTGGACAAATATCCCCATGCGACCACGCATCTGAGCCTGCTGAACCTTGCAATGCGCATGGCGGGCCCGCGCGAGGCGGTCTGGCACGGGATCATCCGCCGCAATCACGGCCTGACCCACATGATCGTGGGTCGCGACCATGCGGGGCCGGGCAAGAACAGCAAGGGCGAGGATTTCTACGGCCCCTATGACGCGCAGGAACTGTTTCGCAGGCACCAGGACGAAATCGGCATCGAGATGGTCGATTTCAAGCACATGGTCTATGTGCAGGAACGCGCGCAATACGAACCGGCCGACGAGATCAACGGCGATGTCACCGTGTTGAACATCTCGGGGACCGAGCTGCGCCGTCGCCTGCGCGAGGGGCTCGAGATCCCGGAATGGTTCAGCTTCCCCGAGGTCGTCACCCAGTTGCGCCGGACCTCTCCGCCGCGCAGCAAGCAGGGCTTCACCGTGTTCTTCACCGGGCTCTCGGGCTCAGGCAAGTCCACGATCGCGAATGCGCTGATGGTCAAGCTGATGGAAATGGGCGGCCGTCCGGTGACGCTTCTGGATGGGGACGTGGTGCGCAAGCATCTTTCGTCCGAACTCGGCTTTTCGAAGGAACACCGTGACGTCAACATCCGCCGGATCGGCTATGTCGCGAGCGAGATCACCAAGAATGCGGGTATCGCCATCTGCGCGCCAATTGCGCCCTATGCGGCAACGCGCCGCGCCGTGCGCGAGATGATCGAGGATTACGGCGCCTTCATCGAGGTGCATGTCGCAACCTCGGTCGAGGAATGCGAACGGCGCGATCGCAAGGGGCTCTACAAGCTTGCACGCGAGGGGAAGATCAAGGAGTTCACCGGCATATCTGACCCTTACGAAGAGCCCCTGAACCCCGAATTGCGCATCCAGACAGAAGGGTTCGACGTGGATTATGCGGCCCATCAGGTGCTGCTGAAACTGGAATCCATGGGCCTGATCGGCGCGGAATGA
- the trxB gene encoding thioredoxin-disulfide reductase — translation MSHAPADFTAPSLPSHTRVLIVGSGPAGYTAAVYASRAMLEPVLIQGMQPGGQLTITTEVENWPGETEIQGPDLMVKMEAHAKAMGARIFIDTVTKLDLSVRPFVAELDSGAKITADAVILATGAQARWLGLESEEKFKGFGVSACATCDGFFYRNREVVVLGGGNTAVEEALFLTNFASKVTLVHRRDSLRAEKILQERLFKHPKVEILWDHELAEVQGSEQPLGVTGVRVRHVKSGAEQVIGADGVFVAIGHAPASELVKDQLELHNGGYVKVEPGTTRTSIPGVFAAGDLTDHVYRQAVTSAGMGCMAALDAERWLAEHHMAGAPNPDSAEIPA, via the coding sequence ATGTCCCATGCCCCCGCCGATTTTACCGCACCTTCCCTTCCGTCGCATACGCGCGTCCTTATCGTGGGCTCTGGGCCGGCCGGTTACACGGCCGCGGTCTATGCCTCGCGCGCGATGCTCGAGCCCGTGCTGATCCAGGGCATGCAGCCGGGCGGGCAGCTGACCATCACCACCGAGGTCGAGAACTGGCCGGGCGAGACCGAGATCCAGGGCCCCGACCTGATGGTCAAGATGGAGGCGCATGCGAAGGCCATGGGCGCGCGCATCTTCATCGACACGGTCACGAAGCTTGACCTGTCGGTGCGTCCCTTTGTCGCCGAGCTGGATTCGGGAGCGAAGATCACCGCGGATGCCGTGATCCTGGCCACCGGTGCCCAGGCGCGCTGGCTGGGCCTGGAATCGGAAGAGAAGTTCAAGGGCTTCGGCGTTTCGGCCTGCGCGACCTGCGACGGCTTCTTCTATCGCAACCGCGAGGTCGTGGTGCTGGGTGGCGGCAACACCGCCGTCGAGGAAGCCCTGTTCCTGACCAATTTCGCGAGCAAGGTGACCTTGGTGCATCGCCGCGACAGCCTGCGGGCCGAGAAGATCCTGCAGGAACGCCTGTTCAAGCATCCCAAGGTCGAGATCCTCTGGGATCACGAACTGGCCGAGGTGCAGGGCAGCGAGCAGCCGCTGGGCGTGACTGGCGTGCGCGTGCGCCACGTCAAGAGCGGGGCCGAGCAGGTGATCGGTGCCGATGGCGTCTTCGTCGCGATCGGCCATGCCCCGGCTTCGGAATTGGTCAAGGACCAGCTTGAATTGCACAATGGCGGCTATGTGAAGGTCGAGCCGGGCACCACCCGCACCTCGATCCCCGGCGTCTTTGCGGCGGGCGACCTGACCGATCACGTCTATCGTCAGGCCGTCACCTCGGCGGGCATGGGCTGCATGGCGGCGCTGGATGCCGAGCGCTGGCTGGCCGAGCATCACATGGCGGGCGCGCCGAACCCCGACAGCGCCGAGATCCCGGCCTGA
- a CDS encoding Lrp/AsnC family transcriptional regulator, producing the protein MSVARLDEIDRKILAELQADGRMTNVELARRVGISAPPCLRRVRTLEELGFIRGYHAEIDPRELGFEVQVFAMVRLVSQSEKDLAAFETLAREWPLVRECHMLNGEIDFILKCVSPDLPSFQRFLTESLTAAPNVASVKTSLVIRCAKDEPGVPFSVVEARAAAQG; encoded by the coding sequence ATGAGCGTCGCCCGACTGGACGAGATCGACCGGAAGATCCTTGCAGAACTACAGGCCGACGGCCGCATGACCAATGTCGAACTGGCGCGTCGCGTGGGCATCTCGGCCCCGCCCTGCCTGCGCCGTGTCCGCACGCTCGAAGAATTGGGTTTCATCCGTGGCTACCACGCTGAAATCGACCCGCGCGAACTGGGTTTCGAAGTTCAGGTCTTTGCCATGGTGCGTCTGGTGAGCCAGTCCGAAAAGGACCTTGCCGCCTTCGAGACGCTGGCGCGCGAATGGCCGCTTGTGCGCGAATGCCACATGCTGAATGGCGAGATAGATTTCATCCTGAAATGCGTCTCGCCCGACCTGCCGAGCTTCCAGCGTTTCCTGACGGAAAGCCTGACGGCTGCGCCGAATGTCGCATCGGTCAAGACAAGCCTCGTCATCCGCTGTGCCAAGGACGAGCCGGGCGTGCCCTTCAGCGTGGTCGAAGCCCGCGCCGCCGCGCAGGGTTAG
- a CDS encoding DUF2076 domain-containing protein gives MDHNDRQAIEGLFDKLGQVERQSAARDGEAEQFISGQIARQPGAPYFMAQTIIVQEHALNAAQSRIEELEHQLQSSRQGAGQGGFLSRMFGGGGATAPAPRMAARPQAGASMAQPGQGGGFLAGAAQTAMGVAGGVMLGNAVMGMFAGEAEAAPAPAPEETEEEDTGAFEDAGGWDEEF, from the coding sequence ATGGATCATAACGACAGGCAGGCCATCGAGGGCCTGTTCGACAAGCTTGGGCAGGTCGAACGCCAAAGCGCCGCCCGCGACGGCGAGGCCGAGCAGTTCATCTCGGGCCAGATCGCACGCCAGCCGGGCGCTCCGTATTTCATGGCGCAGACCATCATCGTGCAGGAACATGCGCTGAACGCCGCGCAATCGCGGATCGAGGAGTTGGAGCACCAGCTTCAATCCTCGCGTCAGGGCGCGGGACAGGGCGGTTTCCTTTCGCGCATGTTCGGTGGTGGTGGTGCAACGGCTCCGGCCCCGCGCATGGCGGCGCGTCCGCAAGCTGGCGCATCGATGGCGCAGCCGGGGCAGGGCGGCGGTTTTCTGGCCGGTGCGGCGCAGACGGCAATGGGCGTCGCGGGCGGCGTCATGCTGGGCAATGCCGTGATGGGCATGTTCGCGGGCGAGGCCGAAGCGGCCCCAGCCCCCGCACCCGAGGAAACGGAAGAAGAAGACACCGGCGCCTTTGAGGATGCCGGCGGCTGGGACGAGGAATTCTAA
- a CDS encoding Bax inhibitor-1/YccA family protein: protein MDQITRGRSAGFSPSAAYDDGLRAHMLRIYNYMGLGLVLTGLVAVLVASVPAIYVPIFSSPLKWLVMLAPLGFVMFLSFRIEAISGATAQTLFWVFCGIMGLSLASVFLVFTGTSIARAFFGAAAMFAGMSLYGYTTKRDLSKFGSFLMMGLIGVIIASIINIFLGSSALQFAISIIGILVFVGLTAWDTQSIKLQYAEHHDDETRQKLAVMGALSLYLNFINIFQLLLSLTGQQEE from the coding sequence ATGGACCAAATCACCAGAGGCCGCAGCGCCGGCTTTTCACCCAGCGCGGCCTATGATGACGGACTTCGGGCGCATATGCTGCGCATCTACAACTACATGGGGCTTGGCCTTGTGCTGACCGGGCTGGTCGCTGTGCTTGTCGCGTCGGTCCCTGCAATCTACGTTCCGATCTTCAGCTCGCCGCTGAAATGGCTGGTGATGCTCGCCCCGCTGGGCTTCGTGATGTTCCTGTCTTTCCGCATCGAAGCCATCTCGGGCGCGACCGCGCAGACCCTGTTCTGGGTATTTTGCGGCATCATGGGCCTGTCGCTGGCCTCGGTCTTTCTGGTTTTCACCGGCACCTCGATCGCCCGGGCCTTCTTCGGCGCTGCAGCCATGTTCGCGGGCATGAGCCTTTACGGCTACACGACCAAGCGCGACCTGAGCAAATTCGGCAGCTTCCTGATGATGGGCCTGATCGGCGTGATCATTGCCAGCATCATCAACATCTTCCTGGGATCGTCGGCGCTGCAATTCGCGATCTCGATCATCGGCATCCTGGTCTTCGTCGGCCTGACGGCCTGGGACACCCAGTCGATCAAGCTGCAATATGCCGAGCACCACGACGATGAGACCCGCCAGAAGCTGGCCGTCATGGGGGCGCTGTCGCTCTACCTGAATTTCATCAATATTTTCCAGCTTCTGCTGAGCCTGACGGGCCAGCAGGAGGAATAA
- a CDS encoding anti-sigma factor family protein: MQPASDAISELDLNAYVDDQLDDWQRLRVEEYLSHQPEAAARVMQDLHLRRELRLAFAPGRDTPGTQRAAATRLSRALRRDQRLRGVIRLVPVAALVLAGWLANEGLGPLSVGRVVASQPPHPVIAAALSAREASIIRLPMRSQPQIHELDPAELRAATGILLPRFDRAWEIRDAQVFPSPQGPGIEIVFDAGELGRLTHFAVRTGSFAVTLPHLETHRGDNVAWFQIGETAHVLISDRGDGAALLKVAENLSSTLY; this comes from the coding sequence ATGCAGCCGGCAAGTGACGCGATTTCCGAACTGGACCTGAATGCATATGTCGATGACCAGCTTGACGACTGGCAGCGATTGCGTGTCGAGGAATATCTTTCGCATCAGCCCGAGGCGGCGGCAAGGGTGATGCAGGATCTGCATCTGCGCAGGGAATTGCGGCTGGCCTTCGCGCCCGGCCGTGACACGCCGGGCACGCAGCGCGCGGCCGCGACCCGGCTTTCGCGGGCGCTTCGCCGCGACCAGCGTCTGCGGGGCGTGATCCGGCTTGTGCCGGTCGCGGCGCTCGTCCTTGCGGGATGGCTTGCCAATGAGGGGCTCGGCCCGCTTTCGGTGGGCCGCGTCGTCGCCTCGCAGCCGCCGCATCCCGTGATCGCCGCCGCGCTTTCCGCGCGCGAGGCCAGCATCATCCGCCTGCCCATGCGGTCACAGCCCCAGATCCACGAACTCGACCCTGCCGAATTGCGGGCGGCGACCGGCATCTTGCTGCCGCGCTTCGACCGGGCATGGGAGATCCGCGATGCGCAGGTATTTCCGTCGCCGCAAGGGCCGGGGATCGAGATCGTGTTCGATGCGGGCGAGCTTGGGCGGCTTACCCATTTCGCGGTCAGGACGGGCAGCTTTGCCGTGACCCTGCCGCATCTGGAAACCCATCGGGGCGACAATGTCGCCTGGTTCCAGATCGGCGAGACGGCGCATGTCCTGATCTCGGACCGCGGGGATGGGGCGGCGCTGCTCAAGGTCGCCGAAAACCTGTCCTCGACCCTTTACTGA
- a CDS encoding sigma-70 family RNA polymerase sigma factor codes for MTTKPDPILDQLPALRRYALALSRDEGEADDLVQEALLRGHENRRSFRAGGNLRGWLFSILRNVFLDRNRSRRAERKREEAVAAYAPDVIEAPQDHALRLAQLRQAFMILPDDQREALLLVAIEGLTYSEVAALAGVPVGTLMSRVGRARARLREFEEGGARPRPLKLVGGRDAAGK; via the coding sequence ATGACGACGAAGCCTGACCCGATCCTGGATCAACTGCCGGCGCTGCGCCGCTATGCCCTTGCCCTGTCGCGAGACGAGGGGGAGGCCGACGATCTCGTGCAGGAGGCACTTCTGCGCGGTCATGAAAATCGGCGGAGCTTTCGCGCAGGTGGAAACCTGCGGGGCTGGCTGTTCTCGATCCTGCGGAATGTGTTTCTGGATCGAAACCGCAGCCGCCGGGCCGAACGCAAGCGGGAAGAGGCGGTCGCGGCCTATGCCCCCGACGTGATCGAGGCGCCGCAGGATCACGCGCTGCGCCTCGCGCAGTTGCGGCAGGCCTTCATGATCCTGCCCGATGACCAGCGTGAGGCGCTTTTGCTCGTCGCGATCGAAGGGCTGACCTATTCCGAGGTCGCGGCGCTTGCCGGTGTGCCTGTGGGCACGCTGATGTCGCGGGTGGGGCGCGCCCGCGCACGGCTTCGAGAGTTCGAGGAAGGCGGGGCAAGGCCAAGGCCGCTGAAACTGGTGGGAGGGCGCGATGCAGCCGGCAAGTGA